In Luteibacter mycovicinus, a genomic segment contains:
- a CDS encoding electron transfer flavoprotein subunit alpha/FixB family protein: MSKILVIAEHLDGKLNGATARAVSAASAVKPEAIDVIVLSDAPDAIAAEAAKIDGVSKVLTVARSENAHALAAILAPQIAKAAAGYSHVFVPSTTFGKDLAPRVAALLGVSQVSDVMTVEGPHSFKRPIYAGNAIVTVEVDAASTVVATIRTASWPAAASNGSASVEALTIDAALPSHTRFVNLQQGKSDRPDLQGAPKVVSGGRGVGSKENFDIIYKFADKIGAGVGASRAAVDAGYVPNEMQVGQTGKIIAPELYIAIGISGAIQHLTGIKDAGTIVAINKDGEAPIFEIADIGLVGDLFKILPELEAAL; this comes from the coding sequence ATGTCCAAGATCCTCGTTATCGCTGAACACCTCGACGGCAAGCTCAACGGTGCCACTGCACGTGCGGTCAGCGCCGCCTCGGCCGTCAAGCCGGAAGCCATCGACGTCATCGTCCTGTCTGACGCTCCGGATGCCATCGCCGCGGAAGCCGCGAAGATCGACGGTGTCAGCAAAGTACTGACGGTCGCCCGCTCTGAAAACGCCCATGCCCTCGCAGCCATCCTGGCTCCGCAGATTGCCAAGGCGGCGGCAGGCTACAGCCATGTGTTCGTCCCCTCGACCACCTTCGGTAAGGACCTCGCCCCCCGCGTGGCGGCTCTGCTGGGCGTCTCGCAGGTCAGCGACGTCATGACTGTGGAAGGCCCGCACAGCTTCAAGCGCCCGATCTACGCCGGCAACGCCATCGTCACCGTCGAAGTGGACGCGGCCTCGACTGTCGTCGCAACGATCCGCACGGCCTCGTGGCCGGCCGCCGCCTCCAACGGCTCGGCTTCCGTCGAGGCCCTGACGATCGATGCTGCCCTGCCCTCGCACACCCGCTTCGTGAACCTGCAGCAGGGCAAGAGCGACCGTCCAGACCTCCAGGGTGCGCCGAAGGTCGTTTCGGGCGGACGCGGCGTGGGTTCGAAGGAAAACTTCGACATCATCTATAAGTTCGCCGACAAGATCGGTGCGGGCGTGGGTGCGTCGCGTGCGGCGGTTGACGCCGGCTACGTTCCGAACGAAATGCAGGTCGGCCAGACCGGGAAGATCATCGCTCCGGAGCTTTACATCGCCATTGGTATCTCGGGTGCCATCCAGCATCTGACGGGGATCAAGGACGCAGGCACGATCGTCGCCATCAATAAGGACGGTGAGGCGCCGATCTTTGAGATCGCGGATATCGGCCTTGTCGGGGATCTATTCAAGATCCTGCCGGAACTCGAGGCTGCTCTTTAG
- a CDS encoding electron transfer flavoprotein subunit beta/FixA family protein codes for MKILVGYKRVVDYNVRIQVKPDGTGVVTDGVKLSANPFDDIALEEALRLREKGVAEEVIVVGIGPADLTAHLRNGLAMGANRAIHVQTSDAVSPLTAARTFLKLIEKEQPGLVILGKQAIDDDANQTGQMLAALWDRPQATFAGKVEIADGKATVTREVDAGLETIEADLPAVITTDLRLNEPRFIKLPDIMKAKSKPIDVIELGSLGVDAADHIKTTHYAAPPKRSKGVMVKDAAELVAALKQKGLL; via the coding sequence ATGAAGATTCTTGTCGGCTACAAGCGCGTCGTGGACTACAACGTCCGCATTCAGGTTAAGCCCGACGGCACCGGTGTGGTCACGGACGGCGTCAAGCTCTCCGCCAACCCGTTCGACGATATCGCCCTGGAAGAGGCCCTGCGCCTTCGCGAGAAGGGCGTGGCCGAGGAGGTCATCGTCGTGGGCATCGGTCCCGCCGACCTGACGGCCCACCTGCGTAACGGCCTGGCCATGGGCGCCAACCGGGCGATCCACGTTCAGACCTCGGACGCGGTGTCCCCGCTTACCGCCGCCCGTACCTTCCTGAAGCTGATCGAAAAAGAACAGCCGGGTCTGGTGATCCTCGGCAAGCAGGCCATCGACGACGATGCCAATCAGACCGGCCAGATGCTGGCGGCCCTGTGGGATCGACCCCAGGCGACCTTCGCTGGCAAGGTTGAGATCGCTGACGGCAAGGCCACGGTCACCCGCGAGGTGGATGCCGGCCTCGAGACGATCGAAGCCGACCTGCCCGCCGTGATCACGACGGACCTGCGTCTCAACGAACCGCGCTTCATCAAGCTGCCGGACATCATGAAGGCCAAGTCCAAGCCGATCGATGTGATCGAACTGGGCTCCCTGGGCGTCGACGCAGCAGACCACATCAAGACCACTCACTACGCCGCCCCGCCCAAGCGCAGCAAGGGTGTGATGGTGAAGGATGCCGCCGAGCTCGTCGCGGCCCTCAAGCAGAAGGGCCTGCTGTAA
- a CDS encoding glycoside hydrolase family 99-like domain-containing protein has product MEKSKLVRTVIFRSLRAIFRAIPLNESTRIRMRAWFIRTLGILAPSHQGLAPHDEGHATTRRPFDQAAHRAVTFQSRNVEPLPPTLPATIVAFYLPQFHPIPENDHWWGAGFTEWRNVGRALPQFEGQLQPRVPADLGYYDLRVPDVMRKQMQFAREYGVAAFCMYFYWFAGKTLLERPLRQWLDDPTLDLPLCLCWANENWSRRWDGLEDDILIGQEHSDEDDLAFIEYISVYLKDPRYLRVDGKPILLVYRPGLFADAAATAKRWREWCRNNGVGEIHLAYAQSFDRMPPEAIGFDAAVAFPPNQANLTPVTGQFRLINADYQGHIFDWRDLATKAMEAPDPSYRLYPCINPGWDNEARKSGKGFSFVRATPRAFSDWARSAISTARRRSPTAPLVFVNAWNEWAEGAILEPDARFGFAWLEALRRAMSPPMPRTSRPCAVIHVWYQELLEEIITVLRETGLSFRIILTVPTERESAVRREATRLGLDAEFVVSPNRGRDILPFLRLATRLLDEGEDVVLKLHTKRSTHRQDGSAWRSELLERLASPSRAHAVVRAFADDKMLGVVAPEGHVQPLSFYWGMNAANVAYLCALMGINQPKTEEDSFVAGSMFWCRLSALTSLIDAPLSEAEFESESGQVDGTMAHAVERVVSLSALQSGYRQTTVASLIGEPEPEGPYAYAKKA; this is encoded by the coding sequence ATGGAAAAATCCAAGTTGGTCAGGACCGTCATTTTCCGAAGCTTACGTGCAATCTTCCGCGCGATCCCCCTGAATGAATCGACACGCATTCGCATGCGCGCATGGTTCATACGCACGCTGGGCATTCTTGCGCCGTCACACCAAGGTCTCGCTCCCCACGATGAAGGGCATGCGACTACCCGCCGACCATTTGATCAGGCGGCCCATCGCGCAGTGACGTTTCAGAGCCGCAACGTCGAGCCACTGCCACCGACCCTGCCCGCAACGATAGTTGCGTTTTATTTGCCTCAGTTTCATCCCATTCCTGAGAACGATCACTGGTGGGGTGCCGGGTTCACGGAATGGCGGAACGTTGGCCGAGCTCTCCCACAATTTGAAGGGCAACTGCAGCCGCGAGTTCCTGCGGATCTCGGGTATTACGACTTGCGAGTGCCCGATGTCATGCGCAAGCAGATGCAGTTCGCTCGAGAGTACGGCGTGGCGGCCTTCTGCATGTACTTTTACTGGTTTGCAGGTAAGACATTGCTCGAGCGGCCACTCCGCCAGTGGCTGGACGACCCTACGCTCGACCTGCCGCTATGTCTCTGCTGGGCTAATGAGAACTGGTCGCGACGCTGGGATGGGCTCGAGGACGACATCCTCATCGGCCAGGAGCACAGCGATGAGGACGATCTGGCATTTATCGAGTACATATCGGTCTACCTGAAAGATCCTCGCTATCTTCGAGTGGACGGGAAGCCAATACTTCTCGTCTACCGCCCGGGCCTTTTCGCAGATGCGGCCGCTACCGCGAAGCGCTGGCGCGAATGGTGCCGCAACAATGGCGTCGGTGAGATTCATCTCGCATATGCCCAGAGCTTTGACCGGATGCCTCCAGAGGCTATCGGCTTTGACGCTGCAGTAGCATTTCCTCCGAACCAGGCAAATCTCACGCCCGTGACAGGGCAGTTTCGTCTGATCAATGCCGATTATCAGGGACATATATTCGACTGGCGTGATCTCGCGACCAAGGCCATGGAGGCTCCCGACCCGTCGTACCGACTGTATCCCTGCATCAATCCAGGCTGGGACAACGAGGCCCGGAAGAGCGGCAAGGGCTTCAGCTTCGTTCGTGCGACGCCCCGCGCTTTCTCAGACTGGGCGCGCTCCGCGATAAGTACTGCGCGCCGGCGTTCTCCCACAGCCCCCCTTGTCTTTGTCAATGCATGGAACGAGTGGGCCGAGGGCGCCATTCTGGAACCCGATGCGAGGTTCGGATTTGCATGGCTTGAAGCGCTGCGCCGGGCCATGTCTCCACCAATGCCCCGGACGAGCCGTCCTTGTGCAGTGATTCACGTCTGGTACCAGGAGCTTCTCGAGGAGATCATCACGGTTCTTCGCGAGACCGGGCTTTCCTTTCGGATCATCTTGACTGTTCCTACGGAACGGGAGAGCGCTGTACGGCGCGAGGCGACGAGGCTCGGGCTGGACGCAGAATTTGTCGTCTCCCCGAACCGGGGGCGAGACATTCTGCCCTTCCTGCGGCTAGCCACGCGACTGCTTGACGAAGGCGAAGATGTTGTACTCAAACTGCACACTAAGCGGTCGACCCACCGGCAGGACGGGAGTGCGTGGCGCTCGGAACTGCTGGAACGCCTTGCATCGCCGAGTCGGGCACATGCCGTTGTCCGCGCATTCGCCGATGACAAAATGCTAGGCGTCGTCGCTCCCGAAGGACACGTTCAGCCATTGAGTTTCTATTGGGGCATGAATGCAGCCAACGTGGCTTACCTTTGCGCACTCATGGGCATAAATCAGCCGAAAACCGAAGAGGACTCCTTCGTGGCAGGCAGCATGTTCTGGTGCCGCCTCTCTGCCCTGACTAGTCTCATTGACGCGCCCCTTTCGGAGGCAGAATTCGAATCTGAAAGCGGGCAAGTGGACGGCACCATGGCTCACGCTGTCGAACGCGTCGTTTCCCTGTCCGCACTGCAATCTGGCTATAGGCAAACGACAGTCGCGTCGCTTATTGGCGAGCCGGAACCGGAAGGGCCGTATGCCTACGCCAAAAAAGCGTAG
- a CDS encoding glycosyltransferase yields MSHSAAPKGRPLKTSVVVCTYNGQAYVAEQLNSLLAQSRTPDEIVIGDDASDDETWSLVCDFVARAEGRGITAIAFRNARRVGYVENFSRTLRSAVGDVIFLRDQDDVWHADKVAVMTASFEHDPALLFAHSDARLVDQGGGYLGHCLFYALEVTKRELDGIDSGGAFEVYLRRNLATGAASAFRRSLLTMAQPLPQEWVHDAWLVVVAAATGRVSIVADCLIDYRQHPKNQIGVARRSVKQRVSDLFRARNETITNTADRLGVLIARFEEVDASNEHIDSVRSMRDHLRRRLVIGTQSLWHRVPSVIQEWSTGRYTRFGTGIRSALRDLLRIG; encoded by the coding sequence ATGAGTCATTCCGCTGCCCCAAAGGGACGTCCGCTGAAAACCAGCGTCGTCGTTTGCACTTACAACGGTCAGGCCTATGTTGCCGAGCAGCTGAATAGCCTTCTCGCTCAGAGTCGCACTCCTGATGAGATTGTAATCGGGGACGACGCGTCTGATGATGAGACCTGGTCGCTCGTCTGCGACTTTGTTGCTCGGGCGGAAGGTCGCGGTATCACAGCTATTGCGTTTCGGAACGCACGCCGGGTCGGTTACGTAGAGAATTTTTCGCGAACGTTGCGCTCGGCGGTGGGAGATGTGATCTTCCTTCGCGATCAGGATGATGTTTGGCACGCCGACAAAGTCGCCGTCATGACGGCGTCGTTCGAGCACGATCCGGCGTTGCTGTTTGCGCATTCAGACGCAAGGCTGGTAGATCAGGGAGGGGGCTATCTGGGACATTGTTTGTTTTATGCGCTGGAAGTGACAAAACGTGAACTCGATGGTATCGATTCCGGAGGAGCGTTTGAGGTCTATCTGCGCCGCAACCTCGCGACAGGCGCCGCGTCAGCATTTCGCCGCTCGCTTCTGACGATGGCGCAGCCGCTTCCCCAAGAGTGGGTTCATGATGCTTGGTTGGTCGTAGTTGCTGCAGCTACCGGGCGAGTATCCATTGTCGCCGATTGCCTTATTGACTATCGGCAGCACCCGAAAAACCAGATTGGGGTGGCACGGCGCAGCGTGAAACAGCGGGTAAGCGACCTATTCAGAGCGCGTAATGAGACCATCACAAATACCGCAGATCGGCTGGGTGTCCTCATCGCACGCTTCGAGGAGGTGGATGCCTCGAATGAGCATATCGACAGTGTTCGCTCCATGCGCGACCATCTGCGTCGGCGCCTCGTTATCGGCACTCAATCCCTCTGGCACCGCGTCCCCAGTGTCATCCAAGAATGGTCCACCGGCCGCTACACCCGCTTCGGCACCGGTATCCGCTCCGCCCTGCGCGACCTTCTGAGAATCGGCTGA
- a CDS encoding glycosyltransferase family 2 protein → MSATTPHIAILLATYNGAHHLPEQLDSIIAQTHTDWTIHVSDDGSTDDTLAILLTYRERLGADRMVLWQGPRAGYSRNFMSMLHREGIDGDYLAFSDQDDIWDTDKLEKALAAIVAAGQEQAALYGGRSRLVDEAGKPFGMSPLFARRPSFANALVQSLAGGNTMLINRRARALMCRAPETAKVVSHDWWAYLVVSGAGGLVIYDREPTIGYRQHAENIIGSNAGFGARLRRMADMVGGRHREWNDFNVELLAGMRDDLSDENRQRFDRFVAGRSGWLLPRAWNFARAGLYRQTAIGNAGLVLAALLGRL, encoded by the coding sequence ATGTCCGCCACCACCCCCCACATCGCCATCCTCCTCGCCACCTACAACGGCGCCCACCACCTCCCCGAACAACTCGACTCCATCATCGCCCAGACCCACACCGACTGGACGATCCACGTCTCCGATGACGGCTCCACCGACGATACGCTGGCCATCCTGCTGACCTATCGCGAACGCCTCGGCGCCGACCGCATGGTTCTGTGGCAAGGCCCGCGCGCTGGCTACTCGCGTAATTTCATGTCGATGCTTCACCGCGAAGGCATCGATGGCGACTACCTGGCCTTCAGCGATCAGGACGACATCTGGGATACGGACAAGCTCGAAAAAGCGCTCGCCGCGATCGTCGCGGCAGGGCAGGAGCAGGCGGCTCTCTACGGCGGCAGGTCCCGCCTCGTCGATGAGGCGGGCAAGCCCTTCGGCATGTCGCCGCTGTTCGCCCGGCGTCCATCCTTCGCCAATGCGCTGGTACAGAGTCTGGCCGGTGGCAACACCATGCTGATCAACCGGCGTGCCCGTGCGCTCATGTGCCGCGCGCCGGAGACAGCGAAGGTCGTCTCGCACGACTGGTGGGCGTATCTGGTCGTCTCAGGCGCGGGTGGCCTGGTCATCTACGACCGCGAGCCGACCATCGGCTATCGCCAGCACGCCGAAAACATCATCGGTTCCAACGCGGGCTTCGGCGCACGGCTGCGCCGCATGGCCGACATGGTCGGTGGCCGCCATCGCGAGTGGAACGACTTCAATGTCGAACTGCTGGCAGGAATGCGCGACGATCTCAGCGATGAGAATCGCCAGCGCTTCGATCGCTTCGTCGCCGGTCGGTCGGGTTGGCTGTTGCCACGCGCGTGGAACTTCGCCCGTGCGGGGCTCTATCGCCAGACCGCCATCGGCAACGCGGGCCTCGTGCTGGCCGCGTTGCTCGGTCGCCTCTGA
- a CDS encoding electron transfer flavoprotein-ubiquinone oxidoreductase produces MSERETMEYDLVVVGAGPAGLAFAMRTKQLNPEITVCVIEKASTIGAQILSGAVIETAPLDRLLPEWRKAPPPVCVPVTKDEFWLLRDHASGSKLPVTPPQMNNHGNVIVSLGALCAWLAPQAEALGVDVFPGYAAAEALFDESGAVNGVRIGDMGVARDGTHKPGYTEGIDIRAKVTVLAEGCRGHISKALIRHFDLDKDSDPQTYGIGIKELWQLQPGRGEAGKVVHTAGWPLANDTYGGSFLYHLDNDRVAIGFVVGLDYPDPKFSPFEAFQQFKHHPNVKGLLEGGTIVSAGARAIVEGGAQSLPKVEMPGAILIGDSAGLVNVPKIKGTHQAMASGMLAAEHLVASQLSPAGWDAALRDSAVVAELKKVRNIRPGFNKGLWFGLINAAWETVTGGRSPWTLKNHADWSLLGKLGQYETPKKDYVDRTLAPRDRLASVYFAATDHDEDQPVHLKVADTSICIDRCTTEYGNPCEKFCPAGVYEMVQDEGGRRLQINSANCVHCKTCDIKDPYQIITWVTPEGGSGPNYQNL; encoded by the coding sequence ATGAGCGAACGCGAAACCATGGAATACGACCTCGTCGTCGTCGGGGCCGGCCCCGCCGGTCTCGCGTTCGCGATGCGTACGAAACAACTCAATCCGGAGATCACCGTCTGCGTGATCGAGAAGGCATCCACGATCGGCGCGCAGATTCTCTCCGGCGCGGTGATCGAGACGGCGCCCCTCGACCGCCTGCTGCCGGAATGGCGCAAGGCGCCCCCGCCGGTCTGCGTGCCGGTGACGAAGGACGAGTTCTGGCTGCTGCGCGACCACGCCTCGGGCAGCAAGCTGCCGGTGACGCCGCCGCAGATGAACAACCACGGCAACGTCATCGTCAGCCTCGGCGCACTCTGCGCGTGGCTGGCGCCTCAGGCGGAAGCGCTGGGCGTTGACGTCTTTCCCGGCTATGCGGCCGCCGAGGCGCTGTTCGACGAGAGCGGCGCGGTGAACGGCGTGCGCATCGGCGACATGGGCGTGGCACGCGATGGCACGCACAAACCCGGCTATACCGAAGGCATCGACATCCGCGCGAAGGTCACCGTGCTGGCCGAAGGCTGCCGCGGACACATCAGCAAGGCGCTGATCAGGCACTTCGACCTCGATAAGGACAGCGACCCGCAGACCTACGGCATCGGCATCAAGGAGCTCTGGCAGCTGCAGCCCGGCCGCGGCGAAGCCGGCAAGGTGGTGCACACCGCCGGCTGGCCGCTCGCCAACGACACCTACGGCGGCAGCTTCCTCTATCACCTCGACAACGATCGCGTGGCCATCGGCTTTGTCGTCGGCCTCGATTATCCCGATCCCAAATTCTCGCCGTTCGAGGCGTTCCAGCAGTTCAAGCACCACCCGAACGTGAAGGGCCTGCTCGAGGGCGGCACGATCGTTTCCGCCGGCGCGCGTGCCATCGTCGAAGGCGGCGCGCAGTCCCTGCCGAAGGTGGAGATGCCGGGCGCGATCCTCATCGGCGACTCCGCCGGTCTGGTCAACGTGCCCAAGATCAAGGGCACGCACCAGGCGATGGCCTCGGGCATGCTCGCCGCGGAACATCTCGTGGCATCGCAGCTCTCGCCCGCCGGCTGGGATGCGGCCCTGCGTGACTCGGCGGTCGTCGCCGAACTGAAGAAGGTGCGCAACATCCGCCCCGGCTTCAACAAGGGTCTGTGGTTCGGCCTGATCAACGCCGCGTGGGAAACCGTGACCGGCGGCCGCTCGCCGTGGACGCTGAAGAACCACGCGGACTGGTCGTTGCTGGGCAAGCTCGGCCAGTACGAGACCCCGAAGAAGGACTACGTCGACCGCACACTGGCACCGCGAGACCGGCTCGCCAGCGTGTATTTCGCGGCGACCGACCACGATGAGGACCAGCCGGTGCATCTGAAGGTGGCCGACACCTCGATCTGCATCGACCGGTGCACGACCGAGTATGGCAATCCGTGCGAGAAGTTCTGCCCGGCGGGGGTTTACGAGATGGTGCAGGATGAGGGCGGTAGGCGGCTGCAGATCAATTCGGCGAACTGCGTGCATTGTAAGACGTGCGATATCAAGGACCCATATCAGATCATTACCTGGGTGACGCCTGAGGGCGGGTCCGGGCCGAATTATCAGAACCTCTGA
- a CDS encoding amidase, whose protein sequence is MNTMPPVADNDMRRATLLQILHWLAIGRVQPQALSDVYQDAIERLNPRLNAFSDYSVSLIQEQSLAADRRRRDGVIGRLDGMPIAIKDNFDVAGVPTRAGMRRRTVVPEEDAHVVARLRASGAVLLGKTNMDEGALGLTTNNPFHGATHNPHRLGYTAGGSSGGAAAAVASGMAVAAIGSDSLGSIRVPASYCGIYALKPTHGEISARGLVPAARRLDAVGLLARGVDDLTVLLQTLAGYDADDPRSRRRRVAFSPPDWEPGNLRAGFLPDLAAVGVERDVIDVFEAALARLQGELGERRSVDFSDWDFAKTRRAGLLLMEAEMINTFAAELADEAYPVSNGFRDMVGFATKKSAAEYAAADLVLDAATLKMRRLFAQVDVLVLPTTPQGAFPLDGPVPASQADLCGFASLAGCPAVSIPMGTLPNGLPIGMQLIGARGSDLRLLELAAVCASSLDAEPTYPVEPA, encoded by the coding sequence ATGAATACGATGCCGCCGGTCGCCGATAACGACATGCGCCGCGCCACGCTACTGCAGATTCTGCACTGGCTGGCTATTGGAAGGGTCCAGCCCCAGGCCCTGTCCGACGTTTACCAGGACGCGATCGAGCGTCTGAACCCGCGTCTGAATGCTTTTTCCGATTACAGCGTTTCCCTGATCCAGGAGCAGTCGCTGGCCGCCGACCGGCGTCGCCGGGACGGTGTGATCGGTCGCCTCGACGGCATGCCGATCGCCATCAAGGACAATTTCGACGTCGCCGGCGTGCCGACGCGCGCGGGTATGCGGCGCCGCACCGTCGTACCGGAGGAAGATGCGCATGTCGTGGCGCGCCTGCGTGCCTCAGGCGCGGTGCTGCTTGGCAAGACCAATATGGATGAAGGCGCGCTCGGCCTTACCACGAACAACCCGTTTCATGGCGCGACGCACAATCCGCACCGGCTCGGTTACACGGCGGGCGGTTCGTCCGGCGGTGCGGCCGCGGCGGTGGCCTCCGGCATGGCCGTGGCCGCCATCGGCTCGGACAGTCTCGGTTCGATCCGCGTTCCTGCGAGCTACTGCGGCATCTACGCCCTCAAGCCGACGCACGGCGAAATTTCCGCGCGTGGCCTGGTGCCGGCCGCGCGGCGGCTCGATGCGGTGGGCCTGCTGGCGCGCGGCGTCGACGACCTCACGGTCCTGCTGCAGACGCTCGCCGGCTATGACGCGGACGATCCGCGCTCGCGCCGCCGTCGTGTCGCGTTCTCGCCGCCGGACTGGGAGCCAGGCAACCTGCGTGCCGGTTTCCTGCCCGATCTGGCGGCGGTGGGCGTCGAGCGTGACGTGATCGACGTGTTCGAAGCCGCGCTGGCGCGCCTGCAGGGCGAGCTCGGCGAACGTCGCAGTGTCGACTTCTCCGACTGGGATTTCGCGAAGACGCGTCGTGCCGGCCTGCTGCTGATGGAAGCGGAGATGATCAACACCTTCGCGGCCGAGCTGGCCGATGAGGCCTATCCGGTCTCGAACGGTTTCCGCGACATGGTTGGTTTTGCGACGAAGAAATCCGCCGCTGAATACGCGGCGGCCGATCTTGTCCTGGACGCGGCGACGCTCAAGATGCGTCGTCTGTTCGCCCAGGTCGACGTTCTGGTGCTTCCGACCACGCCGCAGGGCGCGTTCCCGCTGGATGGCCCGGTCCCGGCGTCGCAGGCGGATCTGTGCGGTTTTGCCAGCCTGGCCGGTTGTCCGGCTGTGAGTATCCCCATGGGTACGTTGCCCAACGGCCTGCCCATCGGTATGCAGCTGATCGGCGCGCGCGGTTCCGACCTGCGTCTGCTCGAACTGGCCGCTGTCTGCGCGTCGTCGCTGGATGCCGAGCCGACGTATCCGGTGGAGCCCGCCTGA
- a CDS encoding alpha-ketoglutarate-dependent dioxygenase AlkB family protein: MTFAPAWLPREEADALFDALRDRLPWEVHRIRMFGRVVDSPRLSAWIGDEAATYRYSGTRFAPRPWTPALLALRDRVAAACDASFNSVLANLYRDGSDRMGWHSDDEPELGAAPVIASVSLGAERTFRFRAKTGGEPVAIALPHGSLLRMGGETQRLYKHELPVRKRVAEARLNLTFRNIA; encoded by the coding sequence GTGACGTTTGCGCCGGCCTGGTTGCCGCGCGAGGAAGCCGACGCGCTGTTCGATGCGCTGCGTGACCGTCTGCCCTGGGAGGTTCACCGTATCCGCATGTTCGGGCGGGTCGTGGACTCGCCGCGACTCAGTGCCTGGATCGGCGACGAAGCGGCGACGTACCGCTACTCGGGGACGCGCTTCGCGCCGCGGCCCTGGACGCCGGCGTTACTCGCGTTGCGCGATCGCGTGGCGGCGGCGTGCGATGCGTCGTTCAACAGCGTGCTGGCGAATCTCTATCGCGATGGATCCGACCGGATGGGCTGGCACAGCGATGACGAGCCGGAGCTTGGCGCGGCACCGGTGATCGCCTCGGTCAGCCTGGGAGCGGAGCGTACGTTTCGCTTCCGCGCGAAGACAGGGGGCGAGCCAGTCGCCATCGCGCTGCCGCATGGCAGCCTGTTACGGATGGGCGGAGAGACCCAGCGGCTCTATAAGCACGAGCTGCCGGTCAGGAAGCGGGTGGCGGAGGCTCGGCTCAATCTGACCTTCCGGAACATCGCCTAG
- a CDS encoding ABC-type transport auxiliary lipoprotein family protein — MSRARFAAPLLIALLAGCSILPKAETPRIYTLPAAPGARPAASAATPVSWSLRIASPNAPRALDNARIAVVPEANTITVYAGARWADSVPHLVRDRFADAFRDSGRVSAISTDDSNLGADVELGGSLAAFQTEYVGGAPEVVIRFDAILASTRKHQIVASRRFEVHEPVSGKEVPQVVEAFGRAMDKVSRDVVSWTLASREQEHR, encoded by the coding sequence ATGAGCCGTGCCCGCTTCGCCGCTCCACTGCTCATCGCCCTGCTGGCCGGTTGCTCGATCCTGCCGAAGGCGGAAACGCCACGTATCTATACGTTACCCGCGGCGCCCGGCGCACGACCCGCCGCCTCGGCGGCGACGCCGGTCAGCTGGTCGCTACGTATCGCCTCACCCAATGCACCGCGCGCGCTGGACAATGCGCGCATCGCGGTAGTGCCCGAAGCGAACACCATTACGGTGTACGCGGGCGCGCGCTGGGCGGACAGCGTGCCGCATCTGGTTCGCGATCGCTTTGCCGATGCGTTCCGGGACAGCGGGCGTGTTTCAGCCATCAGTACCGATGACAGCAATCTGGGCGCGGACGTCGAACTGGGCGGGTCGCTCGCCGCGTTCCAGACCGAATATGTCGGTGGCGCGCCGGAAGTGGTGATTCGCTTCGATGCGATTCTCGCCAGTACGCGGAAGCATCAGATCGTCGCGTCGCGACGGTTCGAGGTGCACGAGCCGGTCAGCGGGAAAGAAGTGCCGCAGGTGGTCGAGGCGTTCGGGCGGGCGATGGACAAGGTGTCGCGGGATGTGGTGAGCTGGACGTTGGCGTCCCGGGAGCAGGAGCATCGGTAA